The Fervidibacillus albus genome contains a region encoding:
- the parC gene encoding DNA topoisomerase IV subunit A: protein MGNQTEILKDLPLEEILGDRFGRYSKYIIQDRALPDARDGLKPVQRRILYAMHVEGNTAEKGFRKAAKTVGNVIGNFHPHGDSSVYEAMVRMSQEWKMRNQLIEMHGNNGSIDGDPPAAMRYTEARLSKISAELLRDIDKQTVEFIPNFDDTFHEPVVLPSKFPNLLVNGSTGISAGYATDIPPHHLGEVIEGAILRIQNPNCTVDELMNVIKGPDFPTGGIIQGVEGLKKAYETGKGKIVVRGKTEIESIRGGRQQIVITEIPYDVNKANLVKKIDEFRIDRKIEGISEVRDETDRTGLRIVIELKKDVDAQGILNFLFKNSDLQITYHFNMVAIHNRRPKLMNLPNLLDAYIDHQKEVVKRRTEFDLKKAEERLHIVEGLIKAISILDEIIATIRKSKDKRDAKNNLIEKFTFTEPQAEAIVSLQLYRLTNTDITELKKEETELKKTIVNLKNILSSEKQLLKVITKELKAIQKKYADNRKTIIEEKVEELKIGLEVLVPNEDVIVTVTKGGYMKRTTIRSYNASGWEEFGLKDDDRMLAAYEMTTIDVLLLFTNKGNYLYFPVHEIPEIRWKDVGQHVAGMIPIDRDEYIVSAIPVKDFSAQQYLLFVTKKGMVKKTELKQYRAQRRSKPLIAINLKDDELLDVHVINGTEELFLTSHFGYGLRFHTEEINPIGVRGAGVKGMNVKSGDFIVGGKVIQNKDQFLVVASQRGAVKRMALAEFERTTRAKRGIVMFRELKNHPHRPVGFVLANETDRVVIETEKKHREIIDVATLRISDRYTNGSFFIDEKEDGNVISIDHILSEPEKTSETE from the coding sequence ATGGGCAATCAAACGGAGATTTTAAAAGATTTACCTTTAGAAGAAATATTAGGAGATCGGTTCGGCCGATACAGTAAATATATTATTCAAGATCGTGCTCTTCCCGATGCCAGAGACGGATTAAAACCGGTACAAAGACGAATATTGTATGCGATGCATGTGGAAGGAAATACTGCGGAAAAAGGGTTTCGAAAGGCGGCAAAAACCGTTGGAAACGTAATCGGGAATTTTCATCCGCATGGGGATTCATCCGTCTATGAAGCGATGGTTCGGATGAGTCAAGAATGGAAAATGCGCAATCAACTCATTGAAATGCACGGAAACAACGGGAGCATCGACGGAGATCCACCCGCAGCGATGCGGTATACGGAAGCTAGATTATCGAAAATTAGCGCCGAACTTTTAAGGGACATCGACAAACAAACGGTTGAATTTATTCCGAATTTCGATGATACGTTCCATGAACCGGTCGTTTTACCATCGAAGTTTCCGAATTTACTCGTGAACGGTTCAACGGGAATTTCTGCTGGCTATGCAACCGACATTCCTCCCCATCATTTAGGGGAAGTCATCGAAGGGGCAATTTTGCGTATTCAAAACCCGAATTGCACCGTCGATGAGTTAATGAACGTCATAAAAGGTCCGGATTTCCCGACCGGGGGAATTATTCAAGGCGTTGAAGGTTTGAAAAAGGCGTATGAAACAGGAAAGGGAAAGATCGTCGTTAGAGGGAAAACGGAAATCGAGTCGATCCGCGGCGGACGACAACAAATCGTCATTACCGAAATTCCGTATGATGTTAACAAAGCGAATTTAGTGAAAAAAATTGACGAGTTTCGAATCGACCGAAAAATCGAAGGGATTTCGGAAGTTCGGGACGAAACGGACAGAACGGGACTTCGCATCGTGATTGAATTGAAAAAAGATGTGGATGCCCAAGGAATCCTTAATTTCCTGTTTAAAAACAGCGACCTACAAATCACGTACCATTTTAATATGGTCGCGATCCATAACCGTAGACCGAAACTGATGAACCTTCCGAACCTTTTAGATGCATACATCGACCATCAAAAGGAAGTCGTAAAAAGACGGACGGAATTTGATTTAAAAAAAGCAGAAGAACGACTACATATCGTCGAAGGATTAATTAAGGCGATTTCCATTTTAGATGAAATTATCGCGACCATTCGCAAGTCCAAGGATAAACGGGATGCGAAAAACAACTTGATCGAAAAATTTACCTTTACCGAACCGCAGGCGGAAGCAATCGTTTCTTTGCAATTGTATCGGTTGACGAACACCGATATTACCGAATTGAAGAAAGAAGAAACGGAATTAAAGAAAACAATTGTTAACTTGAAAAATATTTTATCCAGCGAAAAACAGTTGTTAAAAGTAATTACAAAGGAATTAAAAGCGATTCAAAAAAAATATGCCGATAATCGGAAAACGATTATCGAAGAAAAAGTAGAGGAATTAAAAATTGGACTTGAAGTTTTAGTACCGAATGAAGACGTGATTGTTACGGTAACGAAGGGGGGGTACATGAAACGGACGACCATCCGTTCCTACAATGCGTCCGGATGGGAAGAATTCGGTTTAAAAGACGATGACCGGATGTTAGCCGCCTATGAAATGACGACGATCGACGTACTTCTCTTGTTTACAAACAAAGGAAACTATTTATACTTCCCGGTCCATGAAATACCTGAAATTCGTTGGAAAGATGTCGGTCAACATGTAGCGGGAATGATCCCAATCGATCGGGATGAATACATCGTTTCCGCCATACCGGTCAAAGATTTTTCAGCCCAACAATATTTGCTTTTCGTTACGAAAAAAGGAATGGTGAAAAAAACCGAGCTCAAACAGTATCGTGCCCAACGCCGTTCAAAACCGTTGATTGCAATCAATTTGAAAGACGATGAATTACTCGACGTTCACGTAATTAATGGTACGGAAGAACTATTCCTCACATCTCATTTCGGATACGGCTTGCGTTTCCATACGGAAGAAATTAATCCAATTGGAGTTCGAGGCGCTGGAGTTAAAGGAATGAATGTAAAATCGGGGGATTTTATCGTCGGAGGAAAAGTCATTCAAAATAAAGATCAGTTTCTCGTCGTTGCCAGTCAACGCGGTGCGGTAAAACGAATGGCCCTCGCCGAATTCGAACGGACGACGCGGGCAAAACGCGGAATCGTCATGTTTCGCGAGTTAAAAAACCATCCTCATCGACCCGTCGGATTTGTCCTTGCGAACGAAACGGATCGAGTTGTCATCGAAACCGAAAAAAAACACCGAGAAATAATCGACGTCGCTACGTTACGAATTAGCGACCGATATACAAATGGATCCTTTTTTATCGATGAAAAGGAAGACGGAAATGTCATCTCAATTGATCACATCTTATCAGAGCCGGAAAAAACATCGGAAACTGAATAA